Below is a genomic region from Populus trichocarpa isolate Nisqually-1 chromosome 15, P.trichocarpa_v4.1, whole genome shotgun sequence.
TAACCTTTCATGCTccacatgaaagaaaaaaacacaaaaaaaacagtGGGCTTGATGAATCATGCTTCTGACAAAAAGTCATAGTATAAGAATCATGCCTTATTTTATCCAACTTTACATCACAACATCTGAGGGACCAACCATTTACCAATTTTATGCAATAACACTTCATCACCCTAAAGCAGTGAGATGTATACCTTCGTTCTTCCTGTGCCTAAAAAGCACCATAGAATATTGGAATATGCTCAGTTTCAAACCTCGACATATTTTCTGCCAAAACAACTCAGCCTGAACCTGCTCCAAACTGTCATATAAATTCCCACAACCCAGTcttacaacaaagaaaataaacacaTGCAAATATAgaacaattattaaattttttaaaaaaaatcattttagaagTGTGCATAAGCAAAAAACTGGCATTAAATTTCCCATTCACGTATGAATGGGGCGTTCAGATTAGATTACCTTTTCAGCAAACACTTATTATTTGTTGTGCATGGTCCAGAAACTTGCAAGATATCAAGTACCTGCCTTGACTTCTCAATGCTCCGCGTTAGAAACAGGTAGGTTGCTCCCCTTTCAATGTATACCCTAACAGATAACAGCAAACGTCAATTTTCAAGTTTTACAAAACACCAGTCTTCTAATTACTAACAGTACCAAATAAATCACTAACCTCACGACCTGAAGTCCTATACCAACTAAAACTTCTCTAACATCTTCAACCCTGTGCCAACCCAGCAAACTTAAAATGCTTCCTGCAATATGCCATTAAAGTGATCATGCAATCAGCATTCAGAAGcatcaaatgaaaaataggTCTCTTCTAAATACTTGATAACTAACCCGATCCATCAAATGCTACATCAATGAGCAGTACATACAGCTTGTCTTCACTGCTCAGCAACAAAACTACTTCTCTGcatgcaaaacaaaagaaaaaaaaattagaattttcacAATAACATGTTTAAAGATTCATGATTAGACATAAAAGGAAGACAAGTAAGCAAAGTTCAACATGAGGTTGCATCTCATATTTGAAATCCAGAAAATTGGGAGTGCTTAAACATGCAAAAAGTGAAAATCTAGAATCAAGTATCAGCCTTTGAAGATGCAAAGCTATATAAAACCAATATACTTAATGTCTAGCAGTGAGTAGGTGCTCCATGcagatttaatattttactgTTATTTTCATTGAAAGTAGTGTTTACAAGTTGTTCACAAAAAAAGCCCCTAAACATTCTAAAAATTTGATATACTTTGATTCTTTATATCTAATCTAATAATCTAAGCTTTATTGGAGCAAAATCATCTTCTCTGTCTGTACAAAACCGAGTATAAAAGAACATGAgctattatttcaaattaattacaaatcttttttttttattctgttagGAAGGCATTAAAGACCTTCTTGGAACAAAGagcagaggaaaaagaaaacaactcgCTGATAACTTAATTAATCTAGAGCTTCTAGAAGACATGAGCTACAATTTATGGAAAAAGCTAAATAATGCTCAACAATGGACAATGAGTGCTGCATAACTGAAGATAatgaacaaaaatcaatttttagcAAGAAAACCTAATGCAAAAGCATAGTGACAATTAGCAACGTGCTAACCCAAATTTATGGACATTCCAATACTCAATAGTAAGGGTTATGATGcttataaaagaaagaaaataaataatgaaaagggGAAAGTCTTTCGTAGGCAACATTTCCTAATGATTACAAAATGTTTACCTTTCTCTGTACATGGATTCTGGCTCTAGTATGCAATCACATCGCATATAATTCCTACAGCTTTCATTAATTCTGGAATCTGCTACtttctcattaaaataattctcaataaaatcaTCAGAGAATCCATTGACATTTACAGCATCCAGGGTTGTAAAAGAATTTGTGTGCAGCTGTTTCTTATCAGTAACATGAAAATCACTCTCACAAACAATTTGTTCCCCTTGCTCATCCACCAAACCAGCTCCACAAGTATCCCcatttccatttaatttttctgGTCTCCCTATCCTGCCAACCATATTCTCTAGCAAAGAAATGACTATTCTTCTtggtttccttttgttttttcctttctccaGCAAATCAGCCTCTGGGTTGGCAAAATGAGCATTTTCACCATCATGAGAGCCAGCAGAGAAATCATTGGAGTTCGAACTCAAAAATTTTGTGGAAATTGAGGTTTGTGAATCATTTAGATAACTGTCGTTTTCCATCACATGATGGATTCCATGTCCTTGATCCTTCAAAGGATTAGAAGATAATTGCCCTCCGGCCTTGGGATTCAAATACTCTTCATTTTGTGATTTAGCAGCTTCATATGATGAATCTCCAAATTCGTATAAATCATCATCACTAGAGCTAGTATTACTGTCAGATGATGCCACTGAATAGGATTCTGCAGATAGCTGCAAAATTTCTTCCACCAAGTTGTTGCGTCGTTGCAAAATGTCCTCCTCATAATGAGGAGGAGACCTAGGATATGCAGGAGATGAATGAGTGGTCAACAGTGATATGCTTCCATTTCCAACTATTGTATGGACTTCTTGGACAGTAGAGCTACCTGTGTGGGAACTTCTACTTTGCATAGACATACTACCAGACCCTTCATGTAAATAAGACTTTTGATGCTTCTGTCTTAGATTCATGTTCCCCATCCCTGGTAAAGCAACCCCACCATATGATCCAGTATCAACAAATGAACTATTAGACTCAAGGAGATTTGTACTGGTCTCATCTCCAGAAGCTTGAAGATCATCCATAGAATCTCTAGAACTATCACAATGGTCCTTCTGTGTTGACTTGTTTGTTGGATGATTTTCCTTTGCATGATGCAATGTAACCCCACAATATGTACTGCAATCCACAATATTCTCCGATTCATGATCCATCCAGTCCTTAAATTCCCGCAACCAAAGAGTAGAACGCTCCTTTTTCATGAGCTCAACTCTGTTAATCAGATCAACTATTTCAGCTTCATCATCAGATACGTCATTCTCCTCTTTGCTTTGAATCTCATTATCAAAAGATGGAGACTCTTGGTCAGAGGAAAAATAAATGGTCTCTTCTTTATTCGAAATTGAAGCAAGACGAGATACTTTactctgaaaaaataatattgggaGATTTCATTACTCTCCAAGTCAATAAACAAAAGTTGACTAGTAGAAAGGAACACacagttttatattttaaagacttacaaaattaaaaaaaaaggcagaaatttacagaaattttataaaaaaaaaaacatatattacaCACTTGATGCTGGGAGGAATTCAGTTTAGCAAAATGCTGTAGTGTCAAGCAATACATGAAAAGATCATAGCTAAATGTATCATCCCACAAATCTCATGTTGTCAATATATAAATTGTTGACTAATATGTGGACTTGCTCAACACACCATTAAAATTACATACCCTTTTCCTGTTGATATTTCCATCTCCTTCATCATCTCCTATAGCAGGAGAATAAAATCCAAAGCTGGTAGGTCGTTTCTGCCTCCTGGCAATTATGATTTGCCTCTTCCAAAACTCTCTTGCGCTGATTTCTTGGTCGTCTAACTTCACCTGAGCAACCATGCATCGGGAAACAGTTAAAAGTAGTTAGTTTACTAGGACTACAAAATTCATAATGAAGTTATGAGAAGCAtccttaaaatattaatttatattctacTCATCCAAAAGTTACAACTCTTCTATGCCCTTGAATTAGCATGAATTAAGTATTATGATCTGCCAGATCATCACTTACTGCTTCTGGATGAACAACATAGCTGAATACTTGAGCCCGATACCATCGGGCACCGCACAAAGGATTTCCTTCCAACCACAAGTTTCGCAAACATGGGAGGCCAGTAAGGAACTCCAGCTCTGAGAAATTGGAAATAATATTATAGGACACATCAAGGGCTTCAAGTGACTTCAAATTCTCAAGCCCATGTAATGTTGTTAGGGCATTGTTCCTCAAAACAAGTTTAACAATGTGACAGGAGATctgcacagaaaaaaaaatcagtgtagaaaataaatctttaagaaaaaattttaattgaatcatTCTGCAAAGTAGAAATTCAGGTTTGACATATAGAATTCTAATAAAGGAATCACTTATAAAATAACAGGCAAATGAAGTTTGAAAATACCCATTGCAGCACTAAATAGAGCTATCTGAGCAAAAGCAAGTTTCACTTATGAACATTTTGCATATCACCTTATCTACCAGAAGATGGAAAGATGAGAGAAATTTCTGTCAGGGATTCTTAAACTGTTTCTTCCTTGGTAATTTTACATCATTGAATAGCATTTTCTTTCCATTAGAGCTAAGTTGAGAACTACTTgaagtttaaaataaagaagaaatctTTCAAAAGCAGACAACTCCCCAAGTGTTTGCAAGCAAGATAAACTCTGAAAATGATCCTTAAATCTTGGAGCTTGGAGAATTCTTGGAAAGAAGTTGATGTATTTGACATTTGTTGGAACCACCCTTACCCAAAATAATTGTCAGATTGCATTAGTTTCGCATACATCAAATCTGCAAATATTAATTACATATTTACATTGCCTTATTAATACACACCCTAATCTTAGTTCTTTTATACGAAATTTGGGAATCAATATGCACCCATAACCACCTTGAAGCCACATTCTACTGTTGTTCGTCTCGTGTGCACTCATTTCCACAAAACCACACCCTCTGTCAATAAAATCCATAACAAATTCCTACAACTAGGACATCCTCCAAGAAACCAAATAGTTTTGTAACCCTCATCGCTCACTGtcctttgattgttttttcaccACTTTCCACATTATCATGTTCCATACTGCACCTCTTGTCTAGCCAAATCACTAGAACCAATATCTATTAGCCTGCTAATTGAAGCTCTAATACCATTCTTTGTAGCTTTAAGGATATGAAACTCTAGATTCATAAATGTACTTGATATCATGCATCTCAACTTCAGCCACCTCTAAATacaataacattattttaagcATAATTACAGATTTACATGCGTAAATATGTAATCAAGCCATGGATTTGAGCAGCAACGTCAAAATTTGAGTTTGGCTTATTTAGTTTCCAATAAGAACCAAATGAGCACCTCGGTCAATTTAGGTCAATAAATTTGCAGCAGATACGTTCCTTTGCAAGTTGCAGCAGTGATCTTTAATAACTCAAGTGTTGGTTAAACTCTCAGAAAGCAATTATGATGCATGCCATAAAAAACagtatcaactaaaaaaaaaaaacaatgaatacaACTCcaactagaataaaaaaatccaccaaTCAACAAACTAGAAATGTactttgaaatgaaaatatagTGCATTTTGAAATTTCGAAGCAACCAAATCCTAAGCATAGTATTTAAAGTATAATGGCTCCCTACCTCATAAAAGGGTGCAATTGATCTCAGATGATTGAACCCAAGATCCAAGTGCTTCAATTTGGTACACTTCCGCAAATTATCCACCTTTGCAAACTTATTTCGACTCAAATCAAGAGTTTCCACAACAGGAAGAAGTTGCAAAGACTCATCCATCAAAATCAGTCGATTACACGCACACGATACAAATGACAACCGATTCCATTGCGGTGAGTCCTTTATCTCCACAATCCTACTAGCAAATACATGCCGTAATGCATCctaataacacaaaaacaatagaataaaataaataattcactAACAATTATCCATTTCAAAAACAGAAGGCAGCTACAAAGAACCACACCCTAATTACTAACTAAAATTAATCAGCAcagagaaataaagaaaatcaataagTTGTTTCTTTGCTTAATTATACTATAACTTCTCTAACTAAAATTGCCATGCCAATCCCTTCATTCAATCCTTCAATTAAACAAGTATCTCCTTTAATCAATGCCATTATTAGTATAGAAAATCGTGattaatttattcctttttatgtttttcagagcttaaattttaacaataaacaGATTGAATACGTCAAAAAAGATcacaaaaaccaattcaaaaattaaaaaaaaaaaaaaaagactcacaGTAGAATTGTGACAAACAATCTTCTCCAGAGTATGTCTCAATTCAAGCAACCCTTTGGCAGCTGACGTAGACAAATCACAACCTCTAAGTTCCAAAACCCTCAATCTCCCAAACGGAACCAAACAAACCGGCGTCGGATCACGCGTCGTCGGAGGCAAAACCGAAACAACCTTTAACTCCGTCAACAAACGGAGAATCCGCCGTAACTGCTCGAGAGCACGGTGGTCACCGAGGTCAGAAATGTAAGCGCGAAGATAATCAACTGGAGCTCCGGATAATAAATTCTCTAACTCGTGTAGTGATTCGAGTCGTGAATCGACGTAGCGGAGACCGCCTGGGTAAAGCTTTAAGACAAGGGTCCCGTCAATTAACGAACCGGCTTGTTCTTCAACGAATTTGACTAGTTTTTCTAGATAACGATCTCCTGTTACGATCGCcattatgaatatatatatatatatatatatatatatatatatatatagagagagagagagagaggcttgagggatttagagagagaaaggaggtTTAGGGGAGgttaaagagaagagagagatgaGTGTCATGGTTTTTGtgtgaagaagaaggaaatgggagggagagggagagcgAGAGCGAGAGggtctgtttgtttgtttgggtGGGAGACATGGATATGGAGGGGAAAGGTTTGACTTCGGCTTTGGCGGAAGCATCTCAGCCCAGGACTTGAAGCGGAAAAGGGAGAACTCTAGTTTGTTGGTTACCGAATTATATGTCGATCGAGGGTGCTTATGACTTTTGACTGTACCGGTGgtcatttttaaaagtttttttttaatatactaaaataatattttttttaatttttaaaaattaatttttttgtcagtgaatcaatttaaaaaattaaatttttattaaatactatttgaaatataattccAAATAGACGAGTTGTTTAAGCCTCCAagtaaaaccaaataaattaatttctttcaaaatcaattcaactcTAGTATTTTTTTACTATCTTTTAGGGCCATGATTATTACACTATATAACAAGTAAATAACTATGTGATTATTACACTATGAtaacaattaacaataaaacacaTTTAAGAAGAtatcaagctaaaaaaatataattaaagttgaataatgttGTTATACACaactttgatttataattttattattaaatattttttaggcaGTCTTACATGTTTATAACtccttaaataaatttagaaattaacttaaacaaactaacaaacttaaaagtaaaaaaaaaaaaattaaacaaactaaGAAACCTCAaaataaacaatctaaaaatctaaaaataaataaaaaaaacaataaaaatcctaaaaatatatttacttttctaaactatataaaaataaataaaaataactaagaattcTAAAAAATCCTCCTACATCACCAACTAGTTATAAGcatgttatttaaataaaatcttatcatgatctaaaaagaaaatttcaacaaaaaaaaaaagaaatcataataatttttatgcagtgaatgaaaatataaaagaataataaattcataaaaactatataaaaatcacaataatatatatatatatatatatatatatatatatattattctcattgaatatccatatgcattatttttataaataaaaaaaactttgtatgttaaactcaatatataattattcataaagtaattataaatattaccataaaaaaaacataattttattaaaagagaacggcataatcaaataatttattaaatacaattgtaattatttatttaaagtggaatttattttaaaatattaacatcTCTAAGGGTTAAGTGAATGAAGTTCATGTGTGCATAGGCTTTAAAAGACAGCCTAAGCACGCCTAGGTTTGCAAGGGTAGGGCAAGTGTTATTGGATTTGAAAGGATAACGTTGCAacgcatttaaaaaaaaataagtaaaggaCTCATCATTtgccaatattttttcaatggaaTGGACAACACATTGAATGAGTTCAGCAAACAATATGTAATCTACTATAACCGAGAATCAAGGTTCAAGTTTGGGAAttcatatcatttatttttattttaaaatattttttaatcagtctaaaaacaaaaaataaaaccaaataaaaaaattatgaaccctaatttatttttattttttacatactTAAAGGGCAAAACCATATTCAATGAAAACCCTTCTCTAAAATGAACCCATTGATTGACCATTTTGTGGTTGAAATGTGATAAACCAAAATCTTTattcctctctcttttccagCGACTTTAACTTTTCTATCTTAATATTTTGAGATTGaaatatgagaaaattaaagttttaggaCTAAAACATAAATGCTTAAaactacaaggataaaaaatgtaaacttaaaaaaaaataaaagaacaaattgaatttctttaaaaCTTCAATGATCAAATTAAGCTTTTAAAAGTTGCATTTGTTAGGGAATTGTATAATTCATTATAGCTTTGTGTCTTTGTGAACAGTAAACTTGATATAATGAAAACCCTATCTCTTTTAGTTCATTAACTAGATCATTGGTTGTTTCTACATCGCAGGTcgaagcaaaatattttttgaacgCCGAAAAAATGTTTAGgcatctcttaaaaaaatttgaccttgaattcaaaatttgatgcaTAATAgacaacattataaaaaaaattgagacaatGACAcactaaatgatatttttatttaatattgagaaaacaatatattagattCACCTGAGTCAACTTAGGTTGACCTGCAAAACCTGCATGAATAAtcttgtgaaaaataaattgaaaaactcaaTTCCTAAATAACTCAATGTAGAGTGatgtatttgtaaaaaaaaaagtactcaattttttttaaaaaagaccaaagtgAACTCGAGTCAACCAACTAAACTTTTGACccaggttattcatgtcactagattcaataattgtttttaatcccAGATGTTatttctcatttaattatacGATAATAAAGCAAATGAAATTTGCTTTtgtatgaaataattttatagaagaaaaaaataaccaagacATGCACATGGGATTGAGATAACAAAAGCAAGTCTAATTTTGTTTAgctaaacaacaaaaagaaatcttttttattttaagttaaaaaatagataattgataataaagGATGACAAAAATAACCAGGACATGCACGTGGGACTAGGATAGCAAAAACAAGCCTAATTTTTTaagctaaataaaaagaaggtctttttatttgaagttaaataaaaaaaccattgataacaaaatggtgaaattgtaatttttttaataaagggaccaaaaatgcattaaacaaaaaaaatacgtTTAATATAGTTTCCACTATGACGTTATgacttaacttgtcaaacttacGATATAGGTCATGGATTCAACTcgatttaatacatttttttactaaaaaaataaaatgacacaTCCTTTGTTGGCCCAAACAACGTGTCATCTATCTACCTAGATTTTAGCAACTGTAAAGGTAACTGTAAATCAGGGTGATGTGTTTTTTGCcctaaaaagttattttttaacccaaaacaccTTACCACTATTAGAACATCTAGACACTAATTTCCcaacctattaaaaaaaaaacaatccaaaccACTTTGGTAAAGTTTTTCTTCCTCgactttatatgttttttaaggcAATATTAAGGTT
It encodes:
- the LOC7474833 gene encoding uncharacterized protein LOC7474833 isoform X2, yielding MAIVTGDRYLEKLVKFVEEQAGSLIDGTLVLKLYPGGLRYVDSRLESLHELENLLSGAPVDYLRAYISDLGDHRALEQLRRILRLLTELKVVSVLPPTTRDPTPVCLVPFGRLRVLELRGCDLSTSAAKGLLELRHTLEKIVCHNSTDALRHVFASRIVEIKDSPQWNRLSFVSCACNRLILMDESLQLLPVVETLDLSRNKFAKVDNLRKCTKLKHLDLGFNHLRSIAPFYEISCHIVKLVLRNNALTTLHGLENLKSLEALDVSYNIISNFSELEFLTGLPCLRNLWLEGNPLCGARWYRAQVFSYVVHPEAVKLDDQEISAREFWKRQIIIARRQKRPTSFGFYSPAIGDDEGDGNINRKRSKVSRLASISNKEETIYFSSDQESPSFDNEIQSKEENDVSDDEAEIVDLINRVELMKKERSTLWLREFKDWMDHESENIVDCSTYCGVTLHHAKENHPTNKSTQKDHCDSSRDSMDDLQASGDETSTNLLESNSSFVDTGSYGGVALPGMGNMNLRQKHQKSYLHEGSGSMSMQSRSSHTGSSTVQEVHTIVGNGSISLLTTHSSPAYPRSPPHYEEDILQRRNNLVEEILQLSAESYSVASSDSNTSSSDDDLYEFGDSSYEAAKSQNEEYLNPKAGGQLSSNPLKDQGHGIHHVMENDSYLNDSQTSISTKFLSSNSNDFSAGSHDGENAHFANPEADLLEKGKNKRKPRRIVISLLENMVGRIGRPEKLNGNGDTCGAGLVDEQGEQIVCESDFHVTDKKQLHTNSFTTLDAVNVNGFSDDFIENYFNEKVADSRINESCRNYMRCDCILEPESMYREREVVLLLSSEDKLYVLLIDVAFDGSGSILSLLGWHRVEDVREVLVGIGLQVVRVYIERGATYLFLTRSIEKSRQVLDILQVSGPCTTNNKCLLKSLEQVQAELFWQKICRGLKLSIFQYSMVLFRHRKNEEDSWLPRSLFVSGGHVLLCVEDLKQFRSSSVDASSPPYFLLDSCCSISDVSELVIEARESWFITLALQHAPKSLSSKSQKDIKTNDKDNEGSGSLTWKLKWFSKENLFNFVALLRAIHAGVAALPMLVTYTPSA
- the LOC7474833 gene encoding uncharacterized protein LOC7474833 isoform X1 → MAIVTGDRYLEKLVKFVEEQAGSLIDGTLVLKLYPGGLRYVDSRLESLHELENLLSGAPVDYLRAYISDLGDHRALEQLRRILRLLTELKVVSVLPPTTRDPTPVCLVPFGRLRVLELRGCDLSTSAAKGLLELRHTLEKIVCHNSTDALRHVFASRIVEIKDSPQWNRLSFVSCACNRLILMDESLQLLPVVETLDLSRNKFAKVDNLRKCTKLKHLDLGFNHLRSIAPFYEISCHIVKLVLRNNALTTLHGLENLKSLEALDVSYNIISNFSELEFLTGLPCLRNLWLEGNPLCGARWYRAQVFSYVVHPEAVKLDDQEISAREFWKRQIIIARRQKRPTSFGFYSPAIGDDEGDGNINRKRSKVSRLASISNKEETIYFSSDQESPSFDNEIQSKEENDVSDDEAEIVDLINRVELMKKERSTLWLREFKDWMDHESENIVDCSTYCGVTLHHAKENHPTNKSTQKDHCDSSRDSMDDLQASGDETSTNLLESNSSFVDTGSYGGVALPGMGNMNLRQKHQKSYLHEGSGSMSMQSRSSHTGSSTVQEVHTIVGNGSISLLTTHSSPAYPRSPPHYEEDILQRRNNLVEEILQLSAESYSVASSDSNTSSSDDDLYEFGDSSYEAAKSQNEEYLNPKAGGQLSSNPLKDQGHGIHHVMENDSYLNDSQTSISTKFLSSNSNDFSAGSHDGENAHFANPEADLLEKGKNKRKPRRIVISLLENMVGRIGRPEKLNGNGDTCGAGLVDEQGEQIVCESDFHVTDKKQLHTNSFTTLDAVNVNGFSDDFIENYFNEKVADSRINESCRNYMRCDCILEPESMYREREVVLLLSSEDKLYVLLIDVAFDGSGSILSLLGWHRVEDVREVLVGIGLQVVRVYIERGATYLFLTRSIEKSRQVLDILQVSGPCTTNNKCLLKRLGCGNLYDSLEQVQAELFWQKICRGLKLSIFQYSMVLFRHRKNEEDSWLPRSLFVSGGHVLLCVEDLKQFRSSSVDASSPPYFLLDSCCSISDVSELVIEARESWFITLALQHAPKSLSSKSQKDIKTNDKDNEGSGSLTWKLKWFSKENLFNFVALLRAIHAGVAALPMLVTYTPSA